The genomic window gggacgcgcgccctgccactgcgccaccagcgcgccccttgtattatttttttaaacagaaaaaacatcaacaacataaCATCAGAATAATTGCCAGACATTTAGACATGTTCAATTTTAGGTCATAACCTCAGTAGTGCAGCTCACCAGGGGTCTTTGAATAGCTTCTCATCATttacatgataaaataaaataaaataaaaaatcagtgAAAGGGAGGTAAACAACATAAAGTTGTCAGAATGAGTGTGGGGCAAACCACCTTATCTATTGATCTGTCAAATATTGTCTCCATTTTGACCATTTTGCATTTTACAAGTCCTTTCTTACTCTCAATAAGAAAGTCAGTCTTTCCATCTGGTGAATCGCTTTCATAAATTCAAACCAGTTATCTACTGTGGGCGGATCAGTCTGTAACCATTTACGGGTGATCGCTTTTTTTGCTGctactgaaaatattttcagaagGTATCTATCACCTCCTTTTATTTCGTCGGGCAGATCACCCAAATAAAGTGAGATGAAAGTTAATGGAAACAGTTGTCCAAGAATCTGTTCCATGATTGTCCAGATATTTTCACAAAACAGTCATATCTTTGGACAAGACCAAAAAATGTGGTGGTGATCTGCCCCATCACTCCCACAGTCTCTCCATCATGTACAGCTTCtactttcttatttttttattatgatttgAAGTCATGAAACCCACGTACAAAAGACTTGAAGAATCAAATCTGTCAATCCCTAAAACAGCCTGTCTCCAGGTGGAAATCGTTGAAGCTGTGCGGCAGGTAGTCCCTGCTGCTGGCGATCATCGAGACCTGATTGATAACCTCTTTCgtttcagactgtgtgtgtaatATGAATCATTTAGTCTCTGTTGTAGCTCCTTTGATCACTGTGTCACCGTCAGAGTCTGCAGTCTGTAGCTATCGTCCCTCTGTATTTGAGAAAGATGCAGTGCACCGGACCCTAGTTGATCGGTCttactcaggtccagctctatCAGGTGTGAAGGGTTCAGGGTCAGAGCCGAGGCCAGAGACGTACAGCCGCTGTCCGTCATCTCTGACAACCTTatggacaaaaaaaatagaaattcaAAACAAGAATCTCTATTTAGTGTTAATTCCTCGTCTCCAAACTTCCACCTGATTATTATGTTGTGGCTCACTTTTGGCTCCCTGGGAGTTTACTACATATGATAGTAAATATGATCATCAGCATTAATGTGATATAGAACTCACCTCAGGATCTCCAGACAACACTGAGGTTTCCTCAGCCAATCACAAAGCAGCTCCACTCCCCGGTCCGTCTGCTGGTTGtaactcaggtccagctctttGAGAGAGGAGGGGCAGCAGAGGGCCAAATGCGAGCAGCTGTCTGCTGTTAGCGAGCAGCATTTCAGGCTGGAAAACAAAGTTAACCCATCAGTCAGCATGTGCTTTGCTTCATATATAGTTTCAGTAGGTCATAGTCCTGAGCAGGTCATAGTCCTGAGCAGGTCATGGTCCTGAGCTGTTGGACCGAGCAAAACCACGGCGAATCTAAGGGTTAGACTCACCTCAGTTTCTCCAGCTTACAATGTAACAAGAACTCAGAAAGGCGATCAACTCCAGCGTCTTGGAGCTCATTCCTGGCCAGATCAAGGACTCTGAGGTGGGCGGGGTTTGACCTCAGAGAGGATGCAAGATCAGCACAGCCAACTTCTGAAAACCGACAACCAGCCAACCTGATAGGGAAGACAGTTTTTCTTATTAATGGGTACATGCAGGGGCAGTGATGTGGTTTGCCATCAACCAACCTTATTCCAAACTTAGTTTGACTTCTACAGACATAAGCTACATTTATGTTTGAATTGTTTGGCCAAAATAACAAGTGAATAATACTTAAAATACCATCTTtgattatattatattctacCTTTCTATTTCAGTGGATTAAGTCCAGACCTCCATCTATTAACCAGTGGTATGgggacatttttaaagtcttaCCAATGGAACGCTTAAGTTCAGTGTTGAAGGGAAATGAAAGGGTTTTCAGTAAGCTATGGGAACCATTCCCAAACCACCTCCCACGTGGCACAGCAGACCTATTACACAGGGGACATTGCAATGTAGATTGGCGCCCCTCCTTTACCTCTGAGAATACTTAATGCTCTCTGggtattgtattttacagtcctgCTTATGTTGTATATTCCCTGTTCCATGTTTAATGTCTGAAATCTGTGATATAGATATGTCCATGTATGATACTGTCTtgcaaaatgttttgatgtcttgtttcGATTACCTTTAAATCCCATGTGATCTGTAATCTGCTCATTTAAGTCCCTGCTGTCATGTGTATGTTTCTATGTCCTGTTTgttcaaaaaatgtaataaaatatgtatgtatattCTAACTTTGGTGATCTTTTTCAGAAATCCAATTTCAAAATGATTCCTTAAAAGATCTTTTAAGGGATCAAAAATCAGATGTTCTTAAATATATGtcaaaaatatgtcaaaatcaataaaaatactttCCCCCAATATTAACTTTAAGAAGTTAACTGAAATGAATCTTCCTAAAAGGTGTTTCCTAGGTGTTTGGTGAAATGAAGGGATGTGAGGTAAGCAGTTTAATTCTTCTAACGTTTTAATTGGATTCCGCTTTCCTTTCTAATGACACACTAAACACAGCATCTCCTTTCCAGTGTTAACCAATGAATCCATTTTGCAAAGCAAAACAGCCTGATTTGCAAAATCTTCCCAGGAGTTCAGGCAGCGGTGGAAAGGCTGACAACTACAGGCCTTAAGGcgctgacacaccaaggagaccgtctGCCGTCGGTCCACATgattccacatgttgaatctCTGTGAGCCGTCGTCGCCGTGgttgggggtaggaatctctctgattggctgttcagataagcgaaacaggagagccagtgcacgagaagaaatacggaagcatctcttctcttcttgttCTACTAATAAAAGATTAAGGGCTGAcaattttcacctttttatcagacattattctccattagaagttTATTACGAGTGTTGAGCGACAGCCGTGAGAAAATTCTCtcctcgtatcataacaacggttTATTTATCTGCGTTCTTCCTTGTCCTCTTCAGGTTTCACCTTTTGGAATGATGATTACAgactactgccccctgctggcatggagaggtaTTGACTCTCACGCATatgcagaacgtacgtggtggttggctgtcggctgtagtctttgcagtgtgttcaaGTGAAACTTTTTGGCCGAGACAAAAGGCTTTGTGCTCCAACACCACAGAtggccttcgtcgccactagttctttccGTCTGCTTGGTGTATCAGGGCCTTCAGGGTAATTTATTTCCTTGAAGAGAAGTCCCTGTTCCTTTTGGTTCTGGGGACCTTTGTCCAATAGACCTGTAAAAGTACACGAGTCATGGTGTTCCTGGATGTTCTTACCTGAGCTTCTGGAGTTTGCAGTTTGGACTTCTCAGACCGACAGCGAGCAGCCTCATTCCAGAGTCTTGAAGATTATTTCTGCTCAGGTCTAGCTCCTCCAGGCAACAGGATTTAAGGCTGAGAACTGATGAAATTAACCGACAACATCTACCAGCCAGCTTACAGTCACTCAACCTAAAAcggaaaaaaacaatgttcagtTAACACAACCAGAGTTTTACAGCAGTTTGGTTTGGTGAGGCTCAATACTTACGAAGCTATCTTTGAGACTTTGAGCACAGGCAGGAGCCTCTGCAGAACGTCATCTGATTTACAGTACTTCTTCAGGTCAAAGAGATCCAAGTCTTCATTGGACACCAGCAGCTGATAGGCCAGAGCTGACCAATGAGCAGGTAACATTTTACTAACATCTCCTGAGCTCTGGTAGTTCTGGACTTGCTGGACCAGAGACTGATCCCCCAGCTCATTcaaacagtggaacagattgatacTCTGGTCAGCATAAGACAGTTTCTTGATCTTCTCATGGATGTGGTTGATTGTCTCCTCGTTGTTCCATGGACGTCCTTCTTTAAATCCAAATACTTTCTGTATCAGCTTCTGATTTTCATTCTGAGACAGACCAAGCAGGAAGCGCAGGAACAAGTCCCACTGTCCTTTGTTGTTGGCTAAAGCCATATCCACTGCCTTCTTGTGAAGGAAGGTGATTGggagttttcttttccttttcatgtCTGTCTGGCTGGGAAGTAGATTTTCTCCACTATCGATAAAGGTCTCTAAGACATACAGAGCGGCAAGAAATTCCTGAACacttaaatgaataaaacagtacatttcttttttgtgaaGACCACATTCTTTTTTGATGATCTGGGTACAAACTCCGGAATAAACTGCAGCGTGTGTCAGCTCAATTTGACAGCTTTTCAAGTGGTTTTCATCAAAGATCACGTTTCCCTCCTGCAGCTGTTCAAAAGCCAGCTTTCCCAACTTCATGATCAACACtttgtctgcctctctgtcctCATAATTCTTCTTGCGAGTCATCTTTGCCTGGACGATCAGGAAGTGTGTGTACATTTCAGTCACAGACTTGGGTAGCTCACCTGTGTGAGTTTCTGTCAGGAGACTCTGGAGAACCGTGGCTGAAATCCAGCTGAAGAcggggatgtggcacatgatgtagAGACTTCTCAAGGGCTTTGACTGAAGATGGTCGAAGATCTTCTGAGCCATATCTTTGTCACTTACCTTCTTCTGAAAGTACTCCTCTTTTTGCTTGTCATTAAAGCC from Labrus bergylta chromosome 1, fLabBer1.1, whole genome shotgun sequence includes these protein-coding regions:
- the LOC110002707 gene encoding NLR family CARD domain-containing protein 3 — its product is MKRSRMWNRISQYLFPSQSAETRREAGGSTCTAQTGSAILTPQFSGAQRDVQITSNVYYQHVPSPAEPKDTTADPPDNKEYIQKCQAELKSFLEKETMNLFQGTEEDEPTPLDKIYTELFITKGGGGEVNTEHEVIELGRKRCKETKINLNDIFQPLPNEHYPPQRVLTVGIAGMGKTVSVLKFTQDWARKEANNTIEFLFLFTFRELNLIKDEKWSVMTLIAHYFVEVKDLKASDYDGLKVLFIFDGLDESKLPLDFKNNKVCRRVTELTTVDVLLTNLITGKLMHKASVWITSRPAASARIPFNSFDRVTEVRGFNDKQKEEYFQKKVSDKDMAQKIFDHLQSKPLRSLYIMCHIPVFSWISATVLQSLLTETHTGELPKSVTEMYTHFLIVQAKMTRKKNYEDREADKVLIMKLGKLAFEQLQEGNVIFDENHLKSCQIELTHAAVYSGVCTQIIKKECGLHKKEMYCFIHLSVQEFLAALYVLETFIDSGENLLPSQTDMKRKRKLPITFLHKKAVDMALANNKGQWDLFLRFLLGLSQNENQKLIQKVFGFKEGRPWNNEETINHIHEKIKKLSYADQSINLFHCLNELGDQSLVQQVQNYQSSGDVSKMLPAHWSALAYQLLVSNEDLDLFDLKKYCKSDDVLQRLLPVLKVSKIASLSDCKLAGRCCRLISSVLSLKSCCLEELDLSRNNLQDSGMRLLAVGLRSPNCKLQKLRLAGCRFSEVGCADLASSLRSNPAHLRVLDLARNELQDAGVDRLSEFLLHCKLEKLSLKCCSLTADSCSHLALCCPSSLKELDLSYNQQTDRGVELLCDWLRKPQCCLEILRLSEMTDSGCTSLASALTLNPSHLIELDLSKTDQLGSGALHLSQIQRDDSYRLQTLTVTQ